From Prevotella melaninogenica, the proteins below share one genomic window:
- the tssO gene encoding type VI secretion system TssO, whose protein sequence is MVEKNRKERRQAKNSFVFIFSFTLLLFVLFAVCTLKTAERGINMVDEKKVRYDEVFRKQASYNFRMDQMFKDMNNLVTEKRTDNEQAQYQMIIARHRQDMQDEIYRGDNDTTNYVLYKTLFDQLQATQETTATYFDEKRDLDYIMEQIQKATEILNRKRE, encoded by the coding sequence ATGGTAGAAAAAAATAGAAAAGAACGCCGTCAGGCAAAGAACTCTTTTGTTTTTATCTTTAGCTTCACGCTATTGCTTTTCGTACTCTTTGCTGTTTGCACATTGAAAACTGCCGAACGTGGAATCAACATGGTAGACGAAAAGAAAGTGCGTTATGATGAGGTATTCCGTAAGCAGGCAAGCTATAATTTCCGTATGGATCAAATGTTCAAGGATATGAACAATCTTGTTACTGAGAAGCGTACGGATAATGAGCAGGCGCAATATCAGATGATAATTGCTCGTCACAGACAAGACATGCAGGATGAAATCTATCGTGGTGATAATGACACCACCAACTATGTTCTCTATAAGACACTGTTTGATCAACTACAAGCTACGCAGGAAACCACTGCGACTTACTTTGATGAGAAACGTGACTTAGACTACATTATGGAACAGATTCAGAAAGCAACTGAAATTTTAAATAGAAAAAGAGAATAA
- the tssO gene encoding type VI secretion system TssO, which translates to MTRDEKIWSSIKFTLLLCFSVALLYILLCKYVTPIPESITGNAVTEINDAEAILEDQKEMSEKLITLKKDIDSLNFEIQQTQRISEIKDRMTQLQDNYRKHSYDPKYLYCMRAFKTIQDYFDIKQKLYWTTKNTEDRKKILEEMKTKIR; encoded by the coding sequence ATGACAAGAGACGAAAAAATATGGTCCAGTATTAAGTTTACGCTTTTGTTATGCTTTTCTGTGGCCTTACTTTATATCCTCCTTTGTAAGTATGTCACACCAATTCCAGAATCCATTACAGGTAATGCGGTGACAGAAATCAATGATGCCGAGGCTATTCTTGAAGATCAGAAGGAAATGAGTGAGAAACTGATTACGCTGAAGAAGGATATTGATTCGCTTAACTTCGAGATACAGCAGACACAGCGTATCAGTGAGATAAAAGATCGTATGACACAGCTGCAAGACAACTATCGCAAACATTCTTATGATCCGAAATATCTCTATTGTATGCGTGCATTCAAAACGATACAAGACTATTTCGACATAAAGCAGAAACTCTATTGGACAACCAAGAATACGGAAGACAGAAAAAAGATTCTCGAAGAAATGAAGACTAAGATTAGATAA
- a CDS encoding PKD domain-containing protein, which yields MTERQKIILAIVSALAVVGLLVALLLPSRNVNKNLDFFIQDSNANSQLEVNEPLKFTINDSAAVVDKRVLWKMGNGDSIIGKPNISYVYKQAGKYLITLQVDGKVVTEKTIDIVKITKDTVAVDSIPKIVGPTQGYAGERLVFSAEGDGMTSWLWEFGESGTIDAFERQVVYKYDEPGKYLIKLKTNTTLYPVSHVITILPKVEDIIENPADEADQPKPEPIDTLAMVQNGIKKHLQAIANAGARDKEAFYAHRNFIINNYLGGNGNQVVVHINGERYNVFPDYCQGLHFLESNRYGRVTIDDVKVDDFHHITKIEVTQRNTGK from the coding sequence ATGACTGAAAGACAAAAAATCATTTTGGCTATCGTTTCGGCACTGGCTGTAGTCGGATTATTGGTGGCTTTGCTTCTCCCCTCACGCAACGTCAACAAGAATCTTGACTTTTTCATTCAGGACAGTAATGCAAATAGTCAATTGGAAGTAAATGAGCCTTTGAAGTTTACCATTAATGACTCTGCAGCAGTTGTTGACAAGAGAGTATTATGGAAAATGGGTAATGGCGACAGTATCATTGGTAAGCCTAACATTAGTTATGTTTACAAACAGGCAGGAAAGTACCTCATCACACTACAGGTTGATGGTAAGGTTGTCACAGAAAAGACTATTGATATTGTGAAGATTACCAAGGACACTGTAGCAGTTGATTCTATTCCTAAGATTGTCGGACCAACACAAGGTTATGCAGGTGAGCGACTCGTATTCTCAGCCGAAGGCGATGGTATGACAAGCTGGCTTTGGGAATTCGGTGAGAGTGGAACTATTGATGCTTTTGAGCGTCAGGTGGTTTATAAGTATGACGAGCCTGGTAAATATCTCATCAAACTGAAGACTAATACCACTTTGTATCCTGTATCTCATGTCATAACTATCCTTCCAAAGGTTGAAGACATCATCGAGAATCCAGCTGATGAGGCTGATCAGCCAAAACCAGAGCCTATTGATACATTAGCTATGGTACAGAATGGTATCAAGAAGCATCTACAAGCTATTGCCAATGCAGGTGCAAGAGATAAGGAAGCATTCTATGCACATCGTAATTTCATTATCAATAACTATCTCGGCGGTAATGGTAATCAAGTCGTTGTACACATCAATGGCGAGCGTTATAATGTGTTCCCAGACTATTGTCAAGGATTACACTTCCTCGAGAGTAATCGTTACGGACGTGTGACTATTGACGATGTGAAGGTAGATGATTTCCATCATATTACAAAAATTGAAGTAACTCAAAGAAATACAGGAAAATAA
- the tssR gene encoding type VI secretion system protein TssR domain-containing protein: protein MKAFHIIAGLAFFFLGAQSSLAQVGRYDKTHAVGKKSFNYLTEDTRKQKTHNNKDVHIVFSDRDHNKAYAGPYAQRILSEQKLGAPFYVIGEKNGFYKVVAANQSLLGQPKGMFAPLFSSRTHFKDAKKSPFVGWIDKNSVLEYNHAFVSKDNNFPVRYRIGASTVSRLSNIKRFFTLDSLNLYGDPFFLDKSKGKLVAGQIVYAYKYDASKQAILVSDRPSLSDSTRTTLGWIPADLTAMVGQNHVYLLDANYPEFAGFPLGSKLLFTADGNWTNTSTDQKVPINLPLSVWDRKKTYMLNVKGRDVAVAELDQLIENSKNINVHLVFFDKDRLLVRNLVNAFQGISEKVSKDSQAKFSVTSVSQKGNRHLSPTTDFGKWIDYLTKMTSPNTIGATGGYGFHDAMNTIFRETPYSKFDNNVFIILGTDEFPTFTSDINSEIYSRSATLLLAQILSKDGMPYQDFILQSKQLLDNNILEYMSFSGDYLCEPKWTKNGSFKDMSTDNENVYLLDAPKNSVITGGFVYPKLYSELSSAGLSNVLDSLFMQLNARNNELVNVTRSAENKYGVLRAIPTQEVVNLCDSAAISVTDIEKNNINDLLFKKMWFTPQQLSTYDEGYLFDKDEMQNLLDGYRDLMPYINADSLGNQELAVLRNNFKRQSKLVNILSYRKALSTKSSISKVYYHRVSVPSSDALNYIVRVKDIRRKKCNESEWDLAYKEMFKKLVNLETRFKSGRLNTIYVAGKSYYFIPLKELP, encoded by the coding sequence ATGAAAGCGTTCCATATTATAGCAGGTCTTGCATTCTTCTTTTTAGGTGCTCAGAGTAGTCTGGCACAGGTGGGAAGATATGATAAGACACATGCTGTCGGTAAAAAGAGTTTTAATTACTTGACAGAAGATACACGAAAGCAGAAGACACACAACAATAAGGATGTGCATATTGTCTTCTCAGATCGTGACCATAACAAGGCATACGCTGGACCGTATGCACAGCGCATCCTGAGTGAACAGAAGCTTGGTGCGCCATTCTATGTTATTGGTGAGAAAAACGGATTCTATAAGGTTGTTGCTGCTAACCAGAGCTTGCTCGGACAGCCTAAGGGTATGTTTGCACCACTTTTCAGTTCAAGAACTCACTTTAAAGATGCTAAAAAATCACCATTCGTAGGATGGATTGATAAGAATAGCGTGCTGGAGTATAATCATGCCTTTGTGTCTAAAGATAACAACTTCCCAGTACGTTATCGAATCGGTGCATCCACTGTGTCACGATTGTCAAATATAAAGAGATTCTTTACTCTTGACTCTCTGAACCTCTATGGCGATCCCTTCTTCCTCGATAAGAGCAAGGGAAAGCTTGTAGCTGGTCAGATTGTGTATGCTTATAAGTACGATGCAAGTAAACAGGCTATACTTGTTTCTGATCGTCCTTCGCTCTCTGACTCTACTCGCACAACACTCGGGTGGATTCCTGCTGACCTCACTGCAATGGTAGGACAGAATCACGTTTATCTGTTGGATGCTAATTATCCTGAGTTTGCTGGTTTCCCATTGGGTTCTAAACTTCTCTTTACTGCTGATGGAAATTGGACAAACACGTCGACAGACCAGAAAGTGCCAATAAACCTTCCTTTGTCTGTATGGGACAGGAAGAAGACTTATATGCTTAATGTAAAAGGTAGAGATGTTGCTGTGGCAGAACTCGATCAACTCATTGAGAATAGCAAGAATATAAATGTCCACCTTGTGTTCTTTGATAAGGACCGTCTACTTGTGCGCAACCTTGTTAATGCTTTCCAGGGCATAAGCGAAAAGGTATCAAAGGATTCTCAAGCGAAGTTCTCTGTTACATCAGTTTCTCAGAAGGGAAATAGACATCTCTCACCAACAACCGACTTTGGTAAGTGGATTGACTATCTTACAAAGATGACTTCACCAAACACTATTGGGGCAACAGGTGGCTACGGCTTCCATGATGCGATGAATACCATCTTTAGAGAGACACCTTATTCTAAGTTTGATAATAATGTGTTCATTATCTTGGGTACTGATGAGTTCCCAACTTTCACTTCTGACATCAACTCTGAGATATATTCGCGTTCAGCTACTCTCCTTCTTGCTCAAATCCTTTCTAAGGATGGTATGCCTTATCAAGACTTCATCCTGCAGTCTAAGCAGCTACTTGATAATAACATCCTGGAGTATATGAGCTTCTCTGGAGACTATCTCTGCGAACCAAAATGGACAAAGAATGGCTCGTTCAAAGATATGAGTACTGATAACGAGAATGTTTATTTGCTTGATGCACCAAAGAACAGCGTTATTACAGGTGGTTTTGTTTATCCAAAACTTTATTCTGAACTTTCAAGTGCAGGTCTTTCAAATGTACTTGATTCACTGTTTATGCAGCTCAATGCACGTAACAACGAACTTGTAAATGTGACACGTAGCGCAGAGAATAAATATGGTGTTCTTCGTGCTATTCCTACACAAGAGGTGGTGAATCTCTGTGACAGTGCTGCAATCTCTGTAACTGACATTGAAAAGAACAACATCAACGACCTTCTCTTTAAGAAGATGTGGTTTACACCACAGCAGCTTTCAACTTATGACGAGGGATATCTTTTTGATAAGGATGAGATGCAGAATCTTCTTGATGGCTATCGTGATTTGATGCCTTATATCAATGCAGACTCTCTTGGAAACCAAGAACTTGCAGTATTGAGAAATAACTTTAAGCGTCAGAGCAAGCTGGTTAACATCCTTTCTTATCGCAAGGCTCTCAGTACGAAGTCTTCAATTTCAAAGGTTTATTATCATCGCGTTTCAGTTCCAAGTTCTGATGCATTGAACTACATTGTACGTGTAAAGGATATTCGCCGTAAGAAGTGTAATGAAAGCGAATGGGATCTGGCTTACAAGGAGATGTTTAAGAAGCTTGTTAATCTCGAGACACGCTTCAAGTCTGGACGCTTGAATACTATATATGTTGCTGGAAAAAGCTATTACTTTATTCCATTAAAGGAGCTTCCATAA
- a CDS encoding N-6 DNA methylase, with amino-acid sequence MPEDINYQIVPEGKIRDYIDGTIRKDTPEEYVRQTVEKRLVIEHKYPKQRIAVEYPIKMGDGKKRADIVIFSEKATAEDLQDQQNIVLIIECKKESVKPTDKGEGVSQLKTYMASCSNCVWGMWTNGKHKTVYQKVTDDKGRIHYEEANDIPSADGSNSANERPKRGQMSKATDDNLLFTFRTCHDIISVNEGHSKQAAFFEFLKVIFCKITDERNVTKPVEFYTTASERNNSDGQATVYKRIAAIFEEVKKKQGKIFEANDRIKLEPRTLSHLVGELQKYSLLDTRIDFKGKAYEEIVGSNLRGDRGEFFTPRNVMQMAVAMIAPQEGEKVLDSSCGTGGFVVTAMNAVIATIKSKMQKDYGENLEDWPPVVRDAFNNKITEIAGENFFGFDINPDLVKATKMNMVMNNDGSGNIIQLNSLLPPHEWSEEKKQLLEERMGRPKNSIVNHKTIDLFDVIVTNPPFGSKIPINDQQILEQFDLAHSWVKDQHGNWLMNSTKLRGSVPPEQIFIERIVQLLRPGGRAAIVLPDSIFSSPGLEFIRVWLMRHTHIIASIDLHADTFQPHNGTQCSILFVVKKTTEELQEEQNLGFIPDNQIFMAMVDHIGHDKRGNTIYKRDEEGNLILRHEENDVREVDATTGEVTYRKETFEEKIVNDQTILVADVFLKWKREQGITW; translated from the coding sequence ATGCCAGAAGATATTAATTATCAAATAGTCCCAGAAGGGAAAATACGAGATTATATAGATGGAACCATTCGCAAGGATACTCCAGAAGAATATGTGCGTCAGACCGTAGAAAAGCGTCTGGTAATTGAGCATAAGTATCCCAAACAGCGTATCGCAGTAGAATACCCCATCAAAATGGGGGATGGTAAGAAGCGTGCAGATATCGTTATATTCTCAGAGAAAGCAACTGCAGAGGACCTCCAGGATCAGCAGAATATAGTTCTCATTATCGAGTGTAAAAAGGAGTCTGTCAAGCCTACTGACAAAGGAGAAGGAGTGTCGCAGCTTAAGACCTATATGGCTTCATGCAGTAATTGCGTGTGGGGTATGTGGACTAATGGCAAGCACAAAACTGTTTATCAGAAGGTGACAGACGACAAGGGGCGCATCCATTATGAGGAAGCTAACGACATCCCTTCTGCAGATGGTAGCAACAGTGCTAACGAACGTCCTAAGCGAGGACAGATGTCTAAGGCTACCGATGATAATCTGCTCTTCACTTTCCGCACCTGTCACGACATTATTTCTGTCAATGAAGGACACTCAAAACAAGCTGCCTTCTTTGAATTTCTTAAAGTTATCTTCTGTAAGATTACCGATGAGCGAAATGTAACTAAGCCTGTGGAGTTTTATACCACAGCATCAGAACGCAATAACTCAGACGGACAAGCAACGGTGTATAAACGTATTGCAGCTATCTTTGAGGAGGTAAAGAAAAAGCAGGGAAAAATCTTTGAAGCCAACGATCGAATCAAACTTGAGCCTCGCACACTCAGCCATTTGGTGGGTGAGCTACAAAAGTACTCGCTCTTGGACACGCGCATTGATTTTAAGGGAAAAGCCTACGAAGAAATCGTAGGTTCCAATCTCCGTGGTGATAGAGGTGAATTCTTCACTCCACGTAATGTGATGCAAATGGCTGTGGCTATGATTGCTCCACAAGAGGGAGAAAAGGTGCTAGACAGCAGTTGTGGCACTGGAGGCTTTGTTGTTACGGCCATGAATGCGGTCATTGCTACGATTAAGAGCAAAATGCAAAAAGACTATGGTGAGAATTTAGAAGATTGGCCACCAGTGGTGCGTGATGCTTTCAATAATAAAATCACTGAGATTGCGGGAGAAAATTTCTTTGGCTTCGACATCAATCCAGACTTAGTGAAAGCCACAAAGATGAACATGGTGATGAATAATGATGGTAGTGGCAACATCATTCAGCTCAATAGTCTTCTCCCTCCCCACGAGTGGAGCGAAGAGAAAAAGCAACTTCTTGAGGAACGTATGGGACGTCCTAAGAACTCCATCGTCAATCACAAGACCATAGACCTTTTTGATGTCATTGTAACTAATCCTCCCTTTGGCTCTAAAATCCCTATCAACGATCAACAAATTTTAGAGCAGTTTGACCTTGCCCATAGTTGGGTTAAGGATCAACACGGCAATTGGTTGATGAATTCCACAAAGCTTAGAGGAAGTGTGCCTCCCGAACAAATCTTTATTGAGCGCATTGTGCAGTTGCTTCGCCCTGGAGGACGTGCAGCAATTGTTTTGCCCGATAGTATATTCTCTTCACCAGGCTTAGAGTTCATCCGAGTCTGGCTGATGCGACACACTCACATCATCGCAAGCATAGACCTGCACGCAGATACATTCCAACCTCACAACGGCACTCAGTGCTCCATTCTCTTCGTGGTCAAGAAGACTACAGAAGAGCTGCAGGAGGAACAAAATCTTGGATTTATCCCTGATAATCAGATATTCATGGCTATGGTAGACCACATTGGGCATGACAAGCGAGGTAACACGATATATAAACGTGATGAGGAGGGCAACCTTATACTGCGTCATGAAGAGAATGATGTGCGTGAAGTGGATGCGACTACAGGCGAGGTGACCTATCGCAAAGAGACTTTTGAAGAGAAGATAGTAAACGACCAGACTATTTTGGTGGCTGATGTATTTCTCAAGTGGAAACGCGAACAGGGCATAACATGGTAA
- a CDS encoding restriction endonuclease subunit S, producing the protein MVNSDNTILAPSPLRWCGISAEEVRNNAYRLDASAYDIEAMEALSRVYHSPYGWVYLWGENGLVEEAYHGPRAKRNYLPTGIPFIGSSEMLEVKPNPTKFVDKSFLDNYGVRRGQVLLSCSGTIGRTSFVNRTLEGYCVSQHALKITANYAGYVYAYLSTEVGKSIVKSFTYGAVIDEIEPEHLKNLPIPNAPEEIKRSIHNAVIASYDLRDQSNDLIDEAQQLLYEALSLPGKMDLKPKYYAPQAGFRCFTMYSNELNNRFDVSYHLPEIKEILSLISKQAAEVTTLGDPRISKEIILPGRFKRIYVEKEQGVPFFGGKQLLQLDPSEDKHLSLGKHADRIKRELSLEECMCLISRSGTIGKVIIVPKHWSGWVANEHCLRLSPRNKDIAGYIYAWLSTDYALPLIVRHIYGAVVDEIDDKQLSEVAIPLLKDNSMQSRINNLVLQANELRYQAYLKEQEALQQMEKVLKR; encoded by the coding sequence ATGGTAAACTCAGACAATACAATTCTTGCACCATCGCCACTGCGTTGGTGCGGCATTTCGGCAGAGGAAGTAAGAAACAACGCCTATCGCCTTGATGCATCGGCTTATGATATAGAGGCTATGGAAGCTCTCTCTCGAGTGTACCATAGTCCCTATGGTTGGGTATATCTTTGGGGTGAAAACGGATTGGTTGAAGAGGCGTATCACGGACCACGAGCAAAGCGCAACTACCTCCCAACAGGAATTCCTTTCATCGGTAGTTCGGAGATGCTAGAGGTGAAACCAAATCCCACAAAGTTTGTAGATAAGAGTTTTCTTGATAACTATGGTGTAAGGCGTGGTCAAGTTTTACTATCATGTTCTGGAACTATAGGACGTACTTCCTTTGTCAATCGTACACTTGAGGGCTATTGCGTTAGCCAGCACGCCCTAAAAATAACAGCGAATTATGCTGGATACGTTTATGCATATCTGTCCACAGAAGTAGGGAAAAGTATCGTTAAGTCCTTTACCTATGGTGCTGTGATTGATGAGATAGAACCCGAGCATCTAAAGAACTTGCCTATCCCTAATGCTCCAGAAGAAATCAAACGAAGCATTCATAACGCAGTCATAGCCTCTTACGATTTGCGAGACCAATCGAATGATTTGATTGATGAAGCGCAACAATTGCTCTATGAAGCTCTTAGCTTGCCAGGGAAGATGGATTTAAAACCAAAGTATTATGCTCCGCAAGCAGGATTTCGCTGCTTCACCATGTATAGTAATGAGTTGAACAATCGCTTCGATGTATCCTATCATTTGCCCGAAATCAAGGAGATTCTCTCTCTGATTTCTAAGCAAGCCGCAGAAGTCACCACACTTGGCGACCCCAGAATCAGTAAAGAGATTATACTACCTGGACGTTTCAAACGTATTTATGTAGAAAAAGAGCAAGGGGTACCCTTCTTTGGCGGTAAACAACTGTTGCAACTAGACCCTTCTGAAGATAAACATCTTTCATTAGGCAAGCATGCCGATAGGATAAAGAGAGAGCTTTCATTGGAAGAGTGTATGTGTCTGATTAGTAGAAGCGGTACAATAGGAAAAGTAATAATTGTTCCCAAACATTGGTCTGGATGGGTTGCAAACGAACATTGTTTAAGACTATCTCCTCGAAATAAAGATATTGCTGGTTATATATATGCTTGGCTGTCTACAGACTATGCTTTACCTTTAATTGTGCGGCATATTTATGGAGCTGTTGTTGACGAAATAGATGACAAACAGTTATCAGAAGTTGCCATTCCCCTCCTCAAAGACAACTCTATGCAATCTCGCATCAACAATCTTGTACTGCAAGCCAATGAACTTCGCTATCAAGCCTATCTCAAGGAGCAAGAAGCCCTACAGCAGATGGAGAAAGTTCTGAAGCGTTGA
- a CDS encoding AAA family ATPase — MIKKFDIKNLGVFKDFEWNKNLVDDNRKIETLQNVNIIFGRNYSGKTTLSRIFRAFELKGGLEKYESGSFKLELKDGNTIDEKSIASFTIPVRVFNEDFVKDNLLFIGNPEEGVTPFAVLGENAQIESEIQELKGLLGSAEEENETGLYLERKNAVKDYQKVEKEIKKEKEWLEKKLSFKALDKGSGIKYLSHFFGDQNYTVAKLKDELKKVTQDNQLADEQIVELKASLKEETKQIPHISEHSLPSFDNINQRIKAIVEQQIMSSGKIEELVRNAIANKWVEEGCKLHEGKKTCLFCGGEITNNRWAELERHYDEATRKLKDKAEKAVDWLEEHIQIAKELYKISPEKYYQHFKVEVEGINKDMDKLREKLFTALNGILLQLKEKLADIHSTPSYIEYAFDFSELNAVYSRIENLEKSATEYGAKLKQEQSKAQAKLRLSEVARFKEDIGYEEKVKFILEKEAVLNEKGEAKEEKEKTVLSKEKAIKEKERLRQNEEEGARKVNAILENYFGHRFIELRAVKKDNEDGIYFDVFRGGQKAYNLSEGERNLVAFSYFVAKLEDVETVAEKPIIWIDDPISSLDANHVFFIFSLIDQQIVAKHQWTQLFISTHNLEFLRYLKRIHTGEQRGWFLIERQGDQSCLRGMPKYMKDHVTEFNYLFHQIYKCSQAAENENYELFYNFGNNARKFLEAYLYYKYPDNDTNCLHKKMMRFFSDECAATTIDRIDNELSHLEGLMERGMSMSDHAEIKKCAQYILETIKTKDPDQYDAFLLSINPK; from the coding sequence ATGATTAAAAAGTTTGACATCAAGAATCTAGGGGTTTTCAAAGATTTTGAATGGAACAAGAATCTTGTAGACGATAATAGAAAAATAGAGACCCTACAAAATGTAAATATTATATTTGGGCGTAACTATTCGGGAAAGACAACTCTTTCTCGGATTTTTCGTGCCTTTGAGTTAAAAGGCGGACTCGAAAAGTATGAGAGTGGTTCTTTCAAGTTGGAACTGAAGGATGGAAATACTATAGACGAGAAATCTATAGCAAGTTTTACAATCCCTGTTCGTGTCTTCAATGAAGATTTTGTAAAAGATAATCTACTCTTTATTGGTAATCCTGAAGAAGGTGTAACACCTTTTGCCGTATTGGGTGAGAATGCCCAGATTGAGTCAGAAATACAAGAGCTAAAAGGTCTGTTAGGGTCAGCAGAAGAAGAGAATGAAACTGGACTCTATCTGGAGAGAAAGAATGCAGTCAAGGACTATCAAAAAGTAGAAAAAGAAATAAAGAAAGAGAAGGAATGGCTAGAGAAGAAGCTCTCGTTTAAGGCTCTGGATAAGGGGTCTGGTATCAAATATCTATCTCACTTTTTTGGCGATCAGAATTACACTGTAGCCAAACTCAAAGATGAACTTAAGAAGGTTACTCAAGACAATCAACTGGCAGACGAGCAAATAGTTGAGTTGAAGGCATCGTTAAAGGAAGAGACAAAGCAAATCCCTCATATATCAGAACATTCTTTACCAAGTTTCGATAATATAAATCAACGAATTAAGGCTATTGTGGAGCAGCAGATAATGTCATCAGGAAAAATTGAAGAATTAGTGCGCAATGCAATAGCAAACAAATGGGTTGAGGAAGGATGCAAACTACATGAGGGGAAGAAAACTTGTTTATTCTGTGGAGGTGAAATCACAAACAATCGCTGGGCAGAGTTAGAACGTCATTACGACGAAGCAACAAGGAAATTGAAAGATAAGGCAGAGAAGGCGGTTGATTGGTTAGAAGAACATATTCAAATTGCAAAGGAACTCTACAAAATCTCACCTGAGAAATACTATCAGCATTTTAAAGTTGAGGTAGAGGGTATTAATAAGGACATGGATAAACTCCGAGAGAAACTTTTCACAGCGTTGAACGGCATTTTGCTACAATTGAAAGAGAAATTAGCGGATATTCATTCTACCCCTTCTTATATTGAATACGCATTTGATTTTTCAGAACTCAATGCAGTTTATAGTCGGATTGAGAATCTTGAGAAAAGTGCAACTGAATATGGTGCTAAGCTTAAGCAGGAGCAATCTAAAGCTCAGGCAAAACTGCGCTTATCTGAAGTTGCTCGCTTTAAGGAAGATATAGGCTATGAAGAGAAAGTCAAGTTCATATTAGAGAAAGAGGCGGTTCTCAATGAGAAAGGAGAAGCAAAGGAAGAAAAGGAAAAAACTGTTCTTTCCAAGGAGAAAGCTATTAAAGAAAAAGAGCGCCTCCGTCAAAATGAAGAAGAGGGAGCAAGAAAAGTAAATGCAATTCTGGAAAACTATTTTGGGCATAGATTCATTGAACTTAGAGCAGTTAAGAAAGATAATGAAGATGGAATTTACTTTGATGTGTTTCGGGGAGGGCAGAAAGCGTATAACTTAAGTGAAGGGGAACGTAATCTTGTTGCTTTTTCGTACTTTGTTGCAAAACTAGAGGATGTTGAGACTGTAGCAGAAAAGCCAATAATCTGGATTGATGATCCTATATCGAGCTTAGATGCTAATCATGTGTTCTTCATCTTCTCGCTGATAGACCAGCAAATAGTGGCTAAGCATCAGTGGACACAGCTCTTTATATCTACCCATAATCTTGAATTCTTGAGGTATCTTAAACGTATACATACGGGTGAACAACGTGGATGGTTTTTGATTGAGCGACAAGGTGATCAGTCTTGTTTACGTGGCATGCCTAAGTATATGAAAGATCATGTGACAGAGTTCAACTACCTGTTTCATCAAATTTACAAGTGCAGTCAAGCAGCTGAAAATGAAAACTATGAGCTATTCTATAACTTTGGGAATAATGCACGTAAATTTTTAGAGGCCTATCTATATTATAAATATCCTGATAACGATACAAACTGCCTCCATAAGAAAATGATGCGCTTCTTCTCAGATGAATGTGCAGCTACTACTATAGATCGTATTGATAACGAACTCTCACATCTTGAGGGGTTAATGGAGAGGGGAATGTCTATGTCTGATCATGCCGAGATAAAGAAATGTGCCCAGTATATACTAGAGACTATCAAGACCAAAGATCCAGATCAATATGATGCTTTTCTTCTAAGTATTAACCCTAAATAA